From the Chanodichthys erythropterus isolate Z2021 chromosome 9, ASM2448905v1, whole genome shotgun sequence genome, the window TCATTGATCTAAAGCGATACAAGCCTCGATACACGCTTCACTGAAAGCTTCCAGGATTTCTCGACACACGCTCTGAAGCCTCGCCACAGAACGTAACATCACTATGTTCCCCGTCTATGATTCTCGGCTGCCTGCCtttggactgtttattgtttaCTGGACTTATGATTGCCCTGATTCATTGCCTGTATTACAACTATGATTATGTCTTATCCCTGCCATACCTGTTTGCCCCTGTTTGACCACGAGACTTGTTAATGAAAGCCTGCAGATGGATCCCATGTCGTGTCTCGTCTCGTTACCatctgtcacgatcacgtctgttcctgtcacatccctacatttcccatgatcctccattgcttatcacctgcactcacttcacaatcactccacactaatcaccacacccagctgccacacattacttagactataaaagactcatacacacaccacctcaccgcgaggtcttgttttccctgtgATACATTTCCAAGCATTTATATCTTGTCTGTTTCCCGTCTACGATCCTGTGCCGCCTATCATGACCTTTGCTTTCTATACTGACCTGTGATtgatatctgccagccctgaccctCTGCTTgttcctgactacgattctgcctgttccttgctgtacctgtttgctgTTATCTGACCCCTGcgtgtacgaccacgctcaccttttaataaagctgcatttggatcttactctgagtcccgccttcgttacaccATCACTTATGATAATTGTCAGTCATGATTATTTGCATGTACTGATGTGGCCTGCTCTATGCAAACTGTACATGTTGTTTAAAACTGCTTCTTAGcctacaaaaaatataatttgtattaaACAATGctacagatgttttttttatatacatttttatatatatacattcattgatacatatatatgtatcaATGAATGTATTTATTGGATCAGTTTGTTAATTTTACATTAGTGTTTTCCCTTCACCATGTGTTGTAGCTCATTTTATAACTTCCAGCAGCAAACCCTTGAGAATTAAGACTTTCCCAAAACAAACCATACCCGATCATATGACATACGTCTGTGAAAGCAGAGCATGAGTTTGCGACCAAAACCAATCCAGTTCACTGTTATCTCCTCTTCACTCTAAATGAAAGTATGAGCTCCATGAACATACACAGAAAGCTCATAAGAACAAAGTTCACAAGCTGCTCAAAAGGCTCATTTCCATAACAAATGCGGCCCAACAACTAACTAATTAGTACAAATTCTAAAAATTGTTTAATGAAGCAATACTTGATAGTAATCTTATTACCTTGAGATTGTGTTGTTCACCTGTCCcttattttgtttattagtaATACCTCAGGAGATAATTTgtgattacatttaaaataatcagtATGAAGTATCTTTACAGGAATTCTGATATTCTAATAATGTGGTGTCTGTAAAAAGTACTTAGTACTAGTACTTGTTTATCATTACTTGTTATAGTTAATATAGTCTGCCTGTTTCTTCCTGTCCTTAATTGTGCACAATTTGTAATAGACAGAGTCAAACCTAGTAGACCAGGGGCCAGTTCCATAAACATAACTATTATGTTAAGACTAACTAATAGACTATAACCAACTAGCAGTTAGTCAAGGGGCAGTTTAGTCTTACTTTTCGGTATCAAATTAGACTATACATTTTCACTGACTTAGAGTTATGAACTAACTGGCCTCTGGTTGTTACCGCTAGAGGGGGCTATATGTTTATGCAGTACAGGGATTCCCAAAGTGTGGTACGCGAGCTGCCACCAGGGGGTGCGCGAGAGGAAAAATGTAATGGCGGtctgttttttttaagtaagatttttccatacaaaaaaaaaaaaaaaaaacatgaacagtAAACATTTCCTTTGTAAtcgcttttattttaaataaaaaactacaATTCATGGGCGTCGGAACCATTGTATGTGGGTGGGACAAGACCCACCCACTTCTTAAGACAAATGATATTGGACCCACTCACTTTTACCGTTTCTAAAGTATCACCATACTTTGTACAAAACGGACTTGCTTCGAGTGGGGGTTCAATCTTCAACTGGCTGGCGGTAGCAGCCACTGGCAGGTCTTGATTCTGGCAGATCTGTCAGCGGTTGATGGCAGAGTGTAACGCGTTCCCTATTTCTAtcgctgcatggaaatacataattttattattatcaatataatcttatgactctattcttttgtatggttgacgttttagatgggtttatctcaattaaagcagtcaaatgaTCGTGATCTCAACTGGCGGAAAATGACGCTTAGCCCaaccagccactgctgagacgcgagtataacgcgttcTCTAATAactctcgctgcatgaaaatacagaattgtattattattaatataatattacgactctattcttttgtatggttgacgttttagatgggtttatctcaattaaagaaGTCAAAtaaccgtgatctcaactggcgGAAAATGACGCTTAGCCCAGCctgccactgctgagacgcgaatATAACGCGTTGTCTAATAACTCACGCTGcaagaaaatacataattttattattattaatataatattatgactctattcttttgtatggttgacgttttagatgggtttatctcaattaaagcagtcaaatgaccgtgatctcaactggcgGAAAATGACGCTTAGCCCAGCctgccactgctgagacgcgagtataacgcgttcTGTATTACTTTtgctgcatggaaatacatcaattttattattattaatataatattatgactctattcttttatATGATTCACGTTTTAggtgggtttatctcaattaaagcagtcaaatgaCCGTAATCTCAACTGGCGGAAAATGACGcttagcccagccagccactgctgagacacGAATAGCCTATAACGCGTTCTTTGTTACTTTTGCTGCATGGAAATAcagaattttattattattaatataatattatgactctattcttttgtatgatTCGCGTTTTAggtgggtttatctcaattaaagcagtcaaatgaccgtgatctcaactggcgGAAAATGACGcttagcccagccagccactgctgagacgcgagtataacgcgttcTATAATAACTCTCGCTGcaagaaaatacataattttattattattaatatagtatTATGACTCTATTATATGATTCACGTTTTAGGTGGGTTTCTCTTTATGCCGTGACGCTCAACCAGCCGCTCCCTCTCTCTTTAAGGATTTTTTTCGCAGCTCGTGTCTGTAATAGGCTACTACtactaacaataataatattaatttttttaaaaaaaagctgcAAACTTAAACGAATTTGTGATTAATTCCTTAGGATgagtctttcttttttttatctttaagtgtcacgtcatttttttttaactgaataaAGATGTTTGTAATTTTGTGTGTTAAGTCTTAGATGTCAAACCTATAGACTTGTCAGACTTATAGTCAAAAATTCCAACTTCACAGAAGATGGTATAGACAACAGGACAATATGATATGATGGGTAGGCCTATCATAGTGTCACGGAGACGAACTCCGTGATTCCCTCCTCTGGCCATCGGAGGGAACCATCACCCGAATAttagcacacacactcacccacactacatttcccataagccCGTACCTTGGACTGATTACACCTGCAGCTGAATCACATTACccggactataaaggactgccATATCCACCTGTCAgacgcgaagtcttgttttgccgTGGTGAACGATTCCGAGCGTTATTTCCTGTTTGATTACTTGTTGCTGTCTGCCTGTATACCCGTCTACGATCCATTGCCGCCTACCTCTGACGTCTGCCTGTTTTCCCGTTTCTGTGAGTgttatctgccagccctgactTACTGCCTgtctgaccacgattctgcctgttccttacatACCAGTTTGCTCCTGTCTGACTCTGCCTGTATTACTACGATTCTTCTaataaagcatgcaaatggatcAATGCCCGAGTGATGATTCGTTACACATAGACAACTTTATGGTAGGCTAAAGCCAATTATTTTTAACTGACTACAAAGTACAAAAACCCAACCCCTGCGCTGTAGCCTATATATTGGGTCgttgtattgtttttttctcgttggggttctttttttttttttggttaaccctttaatgcatggTGTCCACTACAGTGATCAAGGGTGACTAGAGCATATTGAAAGGCTAATAATTTTCTTATGATCGGTGTTCCCAACCATGTACAAGCCCTAATCAACCACTAATTAACTAAATATTCATGAGCTAGATTTTACTAAGGTAAAATTTTAGTTCCGCCAGTTGAGATCACAGtcatttgactgctttaattgagataaccCCACCTAAAACGTGAATCATACacaagaatagagtcataatattatattaataataataaaatgatgtaTTTTCTTGCAGCGAGAGTTATTAGAgaacgcgttatactcgcgtctcagcagtggctggctgggctaagCGTCATTTTCCGCCAGTTGAGATCACGAtcatttgactgctttaattgagataaatcCATCTAAAACGTGAATCATACAAAAGAATAAAGTCATGATGTTAGgcctatattaataataatacaattatgtatttACATGCAGCGACAGAGATATAGGGAACGTGTTACACTCTGCCAGCCACCAGAACCGCTGACAGACCAACACGTCGATAGGCTATGTGACGATGAGGGAGTGAGACCGTGTTGCAAAAACACCTGTGGATGTCAGGGAGCAGCAATAAAGCCTAATAAGCAACAATTAGGCAGCTTTAAAATGACTGTGATACTCAGCTCCTTCTAGACATTTACTGGTGTGGTTACAAACATGGTGAAATCAAGAGAATGGTCCAGGAAGACAAGAGAACAGGTGATTAGTCTTCACATGAAGGGCAATGGCTATAAGAAGACTGCAAAGATGTTAAACATACCAAGAGACaccatacactgtaaaaaaaatcccgttgtttctacggaaaaataccggcagctgtggttaccagaacaatactgtaaaaatgacatctaaccgtaaacatacttacggagttacatgtgaattttacattttaaatctgttaaatttacggtaaaataacgtatttcattaactgatataatgttaatttaccaacctaatgaagtactaatatctgttttgtatctttatactacactgacagtcaccaaacacagtggtgatgagagtcacatgatgaatcaaagttcatcacaagcagcttttccacaagctgaggaagacaatactaatatatagaaggtgcacacagtgtcattcacacacacactaaacaccatcatggtaacatgcatgaaattttaaaaatgcaataaacattaatttaacaacattagatgtaacataaaaccctaacgtacataactgattagaaaaaaatgagttatttcaatgaaaatatatcaaatgtgaagtgtcacgcagggaattgtgggaatgtcaatttacggtttttcactgtaaattttacaatgaattgttatttttcacgtccaaaaactgtgaatttaacggtattttaccgtaaaattacattaaatgtaccgttagatctattacagttattcaccgtatatagtacggaaactttctgtaaaccaatcaacagtttttcaccgcagcatttttacagtcttttactgttaaaatcacggtcattttttacagtgtaggaaGCATCATTCGCAAATTCAAGGCAAAGGGCACTGTTGAAACGCTACCTGGTCGTGGCAGAAAGAAGATGCTGAATTTGACTGCTGTGCGCTACCTGAAGCGTAGAGTGGAGAAAAGTCCCCGTGTGACTACTGAGGAACTGAGAAAAGATTTGTCAGATGTGGGTACTGAAGTTTCTGCTCAGACAATACGGCGCACCCTGCGTAATGAAGGCCTCCATGCCAGAACTCCCAGGCACACCCCCTTGCTGTCTCCAAAGAATAAGAAGAGTCGACTGCAGTATGCCAAAAGTCATGTGGACAAACCACAGAAGTTTTGGGATAGTGTTCTGTGGACTGATGAAACAAAATTAGAACTGTTTGGGCCCATAGATCAACGCTATGTTTGGAGGAGGAAGAACAAGGCCTATGAAGAAAAGAACACCTTGCCTACTGTGAAGCATGGCGGTGGGGTCAATCATGCTTTGGAGTTATTTTGCTTCTGCAGGTACTGGGAAGCTTCAGCGTGTGCAAGGTACCATGAATTCTCTTCAGTACCAGGAGATATTGGATGACAATGTGATGCAGTCCGTCACAAACCTGAGGCTTGGGAGACGTTGGACCTTTCAACAGGACAATGATCCCAAGCATACCTCCAAGTCCACTAGAGCATGGTTGCAGATTTAAGGCTGGAACATTTTGAAGTGGCCATCGCAGTCACCAGACTTAAATCCGATTGAGAACCTCTGGTGGGACTTAAAGAAAGCAGTTGCAGTGCGCAAGCCTAAGAATGTGACTGAACTGGATTAGCCCATGATGAATGGGCGAAGATACCTGTAGATCGCTGCAAGACACTTGTGTCAAGCTATGCTTCACGTTTAAAAGCTGTTTAACCTTTTCTTGGTTCATTCCATGTTTTACAGGCAACCTCTCTCATGCTAATTCAGATTTGCACAgttggttttaaattaatctggtttattttaattcaggactccatagtccaggttttattaatctgtacttaatctgtgtttcagaaagccatttttAAGACATTAAGGCTTATCCTGActtaatttaaaccctgtccGGGAAACCGCCCCTAAATGTTCTGCTGTGGGTACAACATGTCACATATGAAGTGAACAAATTTAGGATGCTGCTGCAAAAGGGCCCTGTTTGTATTTGCAatcaggggcggagccagacattgtaaacattcggggcttagcccaaatctatgtttgtccaaagacattttaattttctattaacagctgacatgaaaggagcttttgttgccgtattcttgttcagaaaatgtacattatttgacactgtaatttgtaaaactttattGAACGTACCAGCTCTAGGGGGGcccgggggcatgctcccccgggagaaaattttgtacattttaaggttaaatgcatcaatctggtgcactctggaaacacaaaattaagagcttcaacacatgtacagtgtgcaaattgaacaaagaaacagcattgacttgtacctggacattaaaaagggttcaaacatctttttttacaatacttttgtactcatttctttttaaaagataaatccttgagcttttattttgatcatcaCCAGCTGATCGTGTGCGCAaatgtgcgagagagagaaagctcCTTTCTCGGATACTGTAGAAAAGCGGTATTGAACTGCTTAACGtattttaatagagagatgtgttaagaaaaaatatattttgaaaccTCTAACCTGAAATTCCTGCTTGCTGACTGTCTCGCACTCTTGCAAAATCGGCTGGCGCCGCCCCTGTTTGCAATTATCATGCATGCAATCACTCTGGTCTGACACCCGTTCAACACAGTGCGTTATTTGTCTAGTAGCCTAACCAGACACGGATATGCCTCGGATCTTTTTTAGGGCGGTTTTTAAATTAGATTAGAACTGTTAAGTTATTCAAATTAATAATCGTTATTCTCGCGAATGCGCTCTTTTAACTATTATAACAAAATGCAGAAACGATatgatagataaataaataaataaccttaCGCAGAAAGCTTAGAAAGCTGAATTTTCGTGAGAGTGCATCTCAGCTTGTGCGCTTCCGCCTGCTCAACCGATGTGATTGATTATAAGAGACTCGTATAACAAACTTTTCTTGGGCTGTGACCGACGCCATATCAGGAAAGCAAAACTGAAAGGACGCTTTTCTCAGAAAACGAGCAACCAATGTCTGTGATCAATAATTTGTGAAAGAAACAGACGTGAAATTACTCTATAGCCTATCAGATGGTAAGTAGCctagtttttagtgttttattaaaaagaaaaactgccGCTTTGAACTGAGCTAAAAAATCACGGCACAAAAATATAGACTTTTGTTGTCCGTATCTTAAAGGCATTCGACAACTGACCAATTTATATAAATGCTCCCTTTTTAGGAGTCGCTTTGACCCTATACATGTTATTTCTAAATTTCCATCGCTTTTCGACTAAAGTTCTGAAGTGAAAGTAGaccagtgttgccagattggaaATGTCCAATTATCGTACTAAAAGCTCAAAATTATCTTATTTGGAAGAAAATTATTGTACATGACTTTTTAGTATAGgtaaatgaactaaattaataactaatgatttttataGCGGAAATAATTAATACTGAACtaacttaagctggacaatcacACTATTTTAGCTGCTGTAGGCTACAACCAAAATTTTTTTCCCTCTATATCTGTAAAGCTATACTTAGACATagtctgcattgtaaaaagcgctgtataaataaataaaggtgacaaGACGAGTCAAACGTACAAAATACAGCTATTTATCTATAGACCAACAACTTTTAGACATGACCTGCAAATTACcacaatacataaataattagGCGTAGCCTACCAGTGAGAAACAACTGACCTAAGCGCCGCGGCAGGAACTTTAACTTGTAGACGTAACATGAGATGAGATGGAAGACAAGACATGCCTACAAAGTTCACGTTCTCCTTACAATCATGACGTTGAGGATCCACACAGCTAGATCAATGAACCGATTATAACGTCCATCATTTTGAAGTGTCACAAAATACTGAAATTATCGTAcattatgggatttttttctttaatgatcGTACAGAGGTCAAAATTATCGTACGTCTGGCAACACTGAAGTAGACTGTTTTGCCTTATGCTCTTAGCCTGTTTGCTCCTCCCATTTCCTAGTGGTTCATTTGCATTAAAATGAACAGATTTCAGCTTTTTATTATATTGATTTACTGATTTATTCAGGCATTTGATATGAAAATCtatgataataaaatatgaattattatgtttatatatttcatatcaGTGGTGGGGGAGGGAGCATGTAGGATAATAGTGGGATATTATAGTAGTGTATAGCAAAACAAAGAGTTATCCATTTTATTCCTCAAAAGGTTTACAATACGTTGTAACTATAATTTCTATTACAAAATgctattaaatattatattttatgtatttagtgGAAATGACAATGGGGGAATATGTTTGTGATGTTTTAgggaaaatgttaaaaatgcagGTTTATAGTAGACAAAAAAGTAAACTAATGAGAGTGTGTAACGTGTTTTCAGAGAATCTATTTCCTATATACTGATTGGCTTCTTTGCTCTGTCTCCTCTCCatcaataagctggtgtgtggtgggcgttctggCACAATATGGATGCCATtagcatcatccaggtggatgctgcacattggtgctTGAAGAGATTCCCCCCTTATatataaagcactttgaatgcagagaaaagcactatataaatgtcACActcacaaattattattattattaaatattcacAAGACAAAAGTGCCTTTATTTGAAGAGACACCCAAATATAAATGCATAAGCAAGAAAGTTTACAGTGAGCtgattcttttgtttttctttcttttttcagtttgTTTGCCAAAGAATGGATATGTCTACATGATGCTTGTGGAAATACAACCTGCACAAGATCTGATTTTTGAACTACCGTCAGTTTTCAACAAAATCCTTCCATACAGCTGTTAAGGCACCCATCAGACCATACAACTAATGTCACAGCTAATGTGAAAGCTGAGGAAATGTTTCCTCAATGCTCACATTAACTGACTAAACTTCACTGAGATTTATGTGACATGTTCACTTTGAAGATTACTGTTCTCATTACTGTTATTGTTTCACTTAACTATGAACTTTGCTTCTGTGGATGTGCTCATGCTGAATATGAGATAGATAGGCAGTGCTGCCCGATGTGTGCTCCTGGTAAGACTGCTAATAAAAAGTTATACCACAGTTTACAGATTTTGAACAATTTGTATGATTTCAAAGCTCCTAACTTTTGGcgttttttatttgttcaagctatattaacatttatttttatatttaacatttaaattaacttttttttttttttttactgtttaataaatatattacttAATTGATGATAATCTGCTTTATTCTGcattaatgaatatattttgtCTGCATAAAAGCATTTGTTtggttgggaaaaaaaaaaaaaaaaaactaaattagaaAGTTAGTATACTATGACAATGCATTTTGCATGACATTACCCTGTGAGTCCTCTTGAAATTAAATAACAAATTTTATGTGCTGTTTTTCAGGAAATCATGTTCTTTGGCACTGCACAGATGACACCAGCACAACTTGTGTTCCATGTCCTGAATTGACTTACATTGATGAACCCAGCGGCTTCACAAAATGCTTTACTTGTACTATGTGTGATGAAAGTGAGTGTTTCACCCTTTATATGTTCatctgaaaaaatattttatagatTTCATTATTTGAATCAGCTTGATCTTTTGATGCAGGTGATTTAGCATCTGAACTAACTGTTCCTAACAGTAACTTATGCAATATGGTTTCTGCTGACTTGTTTCTATCTTAGATCGAAGGTTAAGTgtgaataaagcatgtactcGGTCGTCAGATACTGTTTGTGGGCCGCTGGAAGGATTCTACTGCCCTGAACAAAATAAAGGCAGCTGTACATTCGCTGTGAAACACTCTGAATGCAGCCCTGGACAATATATCAAACAAGCAGGTAAAtgataaaagtatataaatatacattatggCGGCAACCTATAGCCGCTGAGAGGCTAAGCTAAGCAGCAGGACAAACTCTGTGACATGTTTCGTTTCTCAGCATTTAAAACCATGTACATTTATTGATGCTATGTTGAATAAGAGAAAAACATAAAAGAGAGTCCATAAGAGAAAACACTTGAAATGGTAGACACGTTGAAAATGGTTAAAACGGTCAACAGAAAGTGAGCGTTCCCAGCTCACCCCCTCTCTACGCAACTAGTTTCAAAAACAGGAAACACTATTACGTAAATACTTACCTACACCTGTGCATGACCAACATACCCGGAAAAACACTAAATAAAAGACATACATTTTCTGCACTTACATACATGGACAGTGAATGAATTGCTGTTTATTGTTATCTGTGCAGCATTAGTTCCAGTTAAGGAAACAAAGCGTTACCTTTTGTGaagtgtcaagtcaagtcatcttcatttatatagcgcttttcacaatacatattgtttcaaagcagcttcaagtcaagtcaagtcaaatttatttatatagcgcttttacaattggtaattgtttcaaagcagctttacatattagaagcacagaaaaaaaagggaagtggttaaaactgtacaaacaagtgtggtaatatgtaacatatacaagatggtgctacattaagccaatgtcggctgacttccaggggtggaaaaaaccccctaggagaaaaacccagcgtgctagcactgggaaaaaagtcctaggagggaaaaaaccccttggaagatatataatgtaaatgtatatggagatcaaaatctgaattgtacatttttattatagagattaaaaatcgattatatataaatatatgcttCACAGTGACAATAGGAAATTTATTATCGTTGGTTTTGGATTGAATCACTTCCGTTGTAAAAActgttaattattactttagggGCAGCTTAAATGACACCTTTACTGAAAACCGaatacctttaatgcattcttgccatTCATTaacatgtttagtctataggcTTGCGTGTTTGAGTATGTATGTGCGCAGAAgcttggtctttttttttttttttttaaagtgatatTTGCCAAATTACAAATTACTTTACTGGTCTgcataatacagaaaaaattGTTGTGTCCGCAGATTTATGTGAACTGGAATaatttgataatattttgtCTAT encodes:
- the LOC137027022 gene encoding tumor necrosis factor receptor superfamily member 14-like, producing MFTLKITVLITVIVSLNYELCFCGCAHAEYEIDRQCCPMCAPGNHVLWHCTDDTSTTCVPCPELTYIDEPSGFTKCFTCTMCDENRRLSVNKACTRSSDTVCGPLEGFYCPEQNKGSCTFAVKHSECSPGQYIKQAGTGFTDTVCADCEGDTYSNGSFSSCLPHTKCEALGLTETNPGTKSSDSECGNPPALAIIISSVIVTLILITVVCVLTIIYIRKKKHSKHSGKLYSVCSEYNYEIYSCFI